One segment of Eschrichtius robustus isolate mEscRob2 chromosome 3, mEscRob2.pri, whole genome shotgun sequence DNA contains the following:
- the SYTL1 gene encoding synaptotagmin-like protein 1 produces the protein MPQRGHPSQKGLWSLPGLLMAHEPQPEADGLLDLSFLTEEEQEAIAKVLKRDAHLRQLEEGRVSKLRTSLADPGQLKILTGDWFQEARFQRHHHAHLGSDLVRASIRRKKGSRGDQAQGSDAEAEAAGKETEEALEPRLPMDEAPQERFSETEGPDFPSPYVPPKASDHEEEPQAQEAPGPGGVQVFAAEEADPKLEPPSRGEEEPQPPPAQTQEASEILENGEEAPGPDLSLDRVLSSSSSMSSLNSSTLSSSQMSLSGEAEAGAVQVRGSLHFALRYEPGAAELRVHVIQCQGLAAARRRRSDPYVKSKLLPDKQSKRKTSVKKRNLNPVFNETLWYSVPQAELRGRVLSLSVWHRESLGRNIFLGEVEVPLDTWDWDSEPTWLPLQPRVPPSPDDLPSRGLLSLSLKYVPAGSEGAGLPPSGELHFWVKEAQDLVPLRPGSLDTYIQCLVLPDDSRASRQRTRVVRRSLSPMFNHTMVYDGFGPADLLQACAELSLWDHGPLASRQLGGTRLSLGTGSSYGLQVPWMDSTPEERQLWQTLLERPCVWVDGLLPLRTNLAPRT, from the exons ATGCCCCAGAGGGGCCACCCATCTCAAAAGGGGCTCTGGTCCCTGCCTGGCCTCCTCATGGCACATGAGCCACAGCCTGAGGCTGATGGGCTAttggatctcagtttcctgacAGAGGAGGAGCAAGAGGCTATTGCCAAGGTCCTGAAGCGAGATGCTCACCTGCGCCAGCTGGAGGAGGGACGGGTCAG cAAGCTCCGGACATCGCTGGCAGACCCTGGGCAGCTGAAGATCCTTacaggggactggttccaggaagCACGCTTCCAGCGGCACCACCACGCCCACCTTGGCTCTGACCTTGTTCGCGCCTCCATCCGCAGGAAGAAGGGCTCCAGGG GAGACCAGGCTCAGGGCAGCGATGCGGaggctgaggctgctgggaaagaGACCGAAGAGGCGCTGGAGCCCAG gctcCCCATGGACGAGGCCCCCCAAGAGAGGTTCAGCGAGACTGAG GGACCTGATTTCCCCTCACCATATGTCCCCCCAAAGGCTTCAGATCATGAGGAGGAGCCCCAGGCCCAAGAAG cccctggccccgggGGCGTTCAGGTCTTCGCCGCCGAGGAGGCTGACCCCAAGCTGGAGCCTCCGtcgaggggagaggaggagccgcagcccccgcctgcccag ACCCAGGAGGCGTCCGAGATCCTGGAGAATGGGGAGGAGGCCCCGGGGCCCGACCTGTCACTCGACCGCGTGCTCAGCAGCAGCTCCTCCATGTCCAGCCTCAACTCCTCCACG CTGAGCAGCAGCCAAATGAGCCTGTCCGGGGAGGCGGAGGCGGGCGCGGTGCAGGTCCGCGGCTCCCTGCACTTCGCGCTGCGCTACGAGCCGGGTGCCGCCGAGCTGCGCGTGCACGTGATCCAGTGCCAGGGCCTGGCCGCCGCCCGGCGCCGCCGCTCCGACCC CTATGTCAAAAGCAAACTCCTCCCGGATAAGCAGAGCAAGCGCAAGACCTCAGTGAAGAAACGGAATCTGAACCCGGTCTTCAACGAGACTCTCTGG TACTCCGTCCCGCAGGCCGAGCTCCGGGGCCGCGTGCTGAGCCTGTCCGTGTGGCACCGCGAAAGCCTGGGTCGCAACATCTTTCTGGGCGAAGTCGAAGTGCCCCTGGACACGTGGGACTGGGACTCCGAGCCCACCTGGCTCCCCCTGCAGCCCCGG GTCCCGCCCTCTCCCGACGACCTTCCCAGCCGCGGACTGCTCTCTCTGTCCCTCAAGTACGTGCCCGCTGGCTCTGAGG GCGCAGGACTGCCCCCGAGCGGGGAGCTGCACTTCTGGGTGAAGGAAGCTCAGGACCTCGTGCCTCTGCGCCCAGGATCCCTGGATACCTACATACAATG TTTGGTGCTGCCTGATGACAGCCGGGCCAGCCGCCAACGGACAAGGGTGGTGCGACGCAGCCTCAGCCCCATGTTCAATCACACCATGGTTTATGATGGCTTCGGCCCTGCTGACCTGCTCCAGGCCTGTGCTGAGCTCTCTCTCTGGGACCATGGGCCCCTGGCCAGTCGCCAGCTGGGGGGCACACGCCTCAGCCTGGGCACCG GCAGCAGCTATGGGCTCCAGGTGCCCTGGATGGACTCCACACCCGAGGAGAGGCAGCTGTGGCAGACCCTCCTGGAGCGGCCATGTGTGTGGGTGGATGGCCTTCTGCCCCTCAGAACCAACCTGGCCCCCAGGACATAG